From the Lolium rigidum isolate FL_2022 chromosome 2, APGP_CSIRO_Lrig_0.1, whole genome shotgun sequence genome, one window contains:
- the LOC124687546 gene encoding LIM domain-containing protein PLIM2b-like has protein sequence MSFTGTQDKCKTCDKTVHFIDLLTADGVSYHKTCFKCSHCKGTLSMCSYSSMDGVLYCKTHFEQLFKESGSFSKNFTTGGKSTDKPDQSKAPNKMSSIFSGTQDKCAACQKTVYPLEKLSLEGECYHKNCFRCSHGGCTLTTSSYAALNGILYCKIHFSQLFKEKGSYNHLIKTAQTKKENEEAAAAAETADGEADAEKEVPPQDAT, from the exons ATGTCTTTCACCGGCACGCAGGACAAGTGCAAGACGTGCGACAAGACCGTCCATTTCATCGACCTCCTGaccgccgacggtgtctcctaccACAAGACATGCTTCAAGTGCAGCCACTGCAAGGGGACCCTGTCG ATGTGCAGCtactcttccatggatggtgtccTCTATTGCAAGACTCACTTTGAGCAGCTCTTCAAGGAGTCAGGGAGCTTCTCAAAGAATTTTACGACAG GTGGGAAATCTACAGACAAGCCTGATCAG TCAAAAGCTCCAAACAAGATGTCCTCTATCTTCTCTGGCACCCAGGATAAATGTGCAGCCTGCCAAAAAACCGTGTACCCATTGGAGAAG CTATCTTTGGAGGGCGAGTGCTACCATAAGAACTGCTTCAGGTGCTCCCATGGTGGCTGCACCCTGACGACCTCCTCGTACGCCGCCCTCAACGGAATCCTCTACTGCAAGATCCATTTCTCACAGCTGTTCAAGGAGAAGGGCAGCTACAACCACCTCATCAAGACTGCGCAGACAAAGAAAGAGAACGAGGAGGCTGCAGCTGCAGCAGAGACTGCAGACGGGGAGGCAGACGCAGAGAAGGAAGTGCCCCCACAAGATGCAACATAG